CAATACATATAAGAATAAGCCGTATATAAACCTGCAAAACTGGGCAATGAAAGAGATCCGGTCTGCTTCAGTTCCTGAAACACAGGTGCACCGGGAAATTGCAACTTCTTTAAGACGGAAATATCGTAATCATATTGTGAGGATACTGCTGTATGATCCACAGACCGGAAAAACAACGGAGCTGTAATTTCAGAAGTTTAAGTTCAGAGAATGGTAAAAAATTATACTTTATATTCCACAAACTGGAGATTTGTAAGGGCTTCCAGGATCTGGTCTTTGTCTTTCGATTTTATTCTGGCTGATATAACGGCCCTTTCCTGAGAATCGAAACTGATGATTTTTCCATCGAATTTTGAAAGCAAAGTAAAAATCGTATTCTGCTGGTTAAAGTTAAACCTGATTTCAATTTCTGTTTCCAGCTCTTTTATAATGATGCGGGCTTCTTCCAGGGTGATTTTAGCCGATTCCTTATAGGCTTTCACCAATCCCGAGACCCCAAGCTTTGTCCCGCCGTAATACCGCACCACGATAACCAGGACATTGGTAATGTCGTTTGCCAGGAGCTGGTTAAAAATAGGCAATCCTGCACTTCCGGACGGCTCGCCGTCATCATTGGCCCGGTAGTTTTCCCCGTTGGTCCCCATTCTGAAAGCATAACAGTGGTGCGTTGCTTTCGGATGTTCAGTTCTGATTTTTTCCAAAGCTCGCTTCAGTTCCGCTTCACCGGTAACCGGAAAAGCAAATCCGATGAACTTGCTTCCTTTTTCCTTTAATAAAGTGTTTTCTATAGGGGTTTCTATGGTTTTGTACTCAAACATTCTGCAAAGGTACTTTATAGAGGAAGTCCGGTCAAATAATTAAACTAAAAAAGAGAACTGCAAGGTTCTCTTTTTATTTTTATCAGCATGGGAAAGTTCCCTCAAGCCAGGGCGGCGGGCAGCTCATACTTGATGGGGTAGCGCAGCATCTCTGTAAATTTGCAGGATAGTAGGAACAGCATTGCGGAGCTATTCCTCCTGCTATATTTTTCAATTCTTCTCTGTGGATTTTTTTCAGATTTTTCATAGTCAAATTTTTCTAAAGTTCAATTGATGGAGCTGCACAGGCCTGTCCAAGCGGAATACATACGCCATTACAGTTGTAGGTCGTATGAGGGTTGCACGGGCAGACTCTTGTTCCGTCAAATAAATAATAACACTTTTCAACTGCTCCCTGAATGGATTTCAATTCTCTTTTTGATAATTTCTTAAAATTTTTCATGATACCAGGTATTAAATTTTTTATGAAGTTAAATAATTAGTATCAATAAACAGTGAAAAAATATCAAAATATGTATGTTAAAGTTTTGACTTTTATGGTTTTATAAGATTTTTCTCTGATAGAATCCGATTGTATTGTCTGAGAAGGTTTCAATTTTCGCCGGTACAAAAGGGAATTCAGGTGCTTTCGTGCCGTTCTCCAGGTACAGGTTTTCATTTTTAATGACCAGGGCTTCGTCCCAGAGATGCTCATCAATAAACTGCTGCAAAGTAAACCTTCCGCCCTCAATAATCACAGACTGGATCTGTTCCCTGTATAAAGCATCCGTTAAATCTGACAGGAAATTTTCCTTTCCGATTTTAATAAACCGGATGTTACTTTCAACGCTTTCTTTTACCGAGTTAAAAACCAGCGTTGAGGCTTCATTGTTATACATATTGAAATCTGCAGGAACTTTCAAATCAAAGTCAATTAAAATCCTTACCGGATTGGTTCCGGTAATATTCCTTACCGTGAGACTCGGGTTGTCATTGAGCGCTGTCTGTGTTCCCACTAAAATGGCATGTTCATCTGACCTTATCTGATGGACGAACTGATTGACGAGCGGATTGGAAATAGGGCAGGGCCTGAAATCCCTGTCCATAAACCCGTCTGCAGATTCCGCCCACTTCAAGATAATATACGGCCTTTTCTTTTCATGATACGTAAAAAACCTTTTATTAAGTTCGGTGCATTCTTTTTCCAGGATTCCTGAGACTGTTTCAATACCGGCTTCCTGAATAATTTTCCTGCCTTTTCCGTTCACTTTATCATGGGAGTCCATAGCTCCGATCACCACTTTCTTAAATCCGAGTTCTTTAATTTTTAAGGCACACGGAGGTGTTTTCCCGTAATGGGCACAGGGCTCCAGCGAAACATAGATGGTAGATTCCGGAATCAGGCTTTTATCGGCAACGGAATGGATGGCATTGATTTCCGCATGAGGTTCACCGGCCTTGTGATGATAGCCTTCCCCGATAATTTTCCCGTTGTGAACAATGACGCTTCCCACCAAAGGGTTAGGATAGGTTTTACCGGTGGCTTTCCGGGCCAGTTCAATGCATCTGCTGATATAAAATTCTTCCTGCATACTGAATGAATAGATAAAATGAAATGAAATGAAATGAAAAAGCGGAGTCAAATCGCTTTGCTCCGCCTTATGTAGATTGTTAAATATTTATTCTCCGGAGATGATATTGTGGAGATTTTGTTTCAAGGTTTCCAGATGGGCTTTCTTGTCATCAATCGAATTAAAGGTATCCCTCAGTAACGGGTTTTCCTTAGAAGGATTCTTAAAGAATGCCAGATTGTTCTCCAGTTTCACAATTTCGGCTTCAAGATCAGAAATCTGGTTCTTGATCTTCCTTGCCTTATCGGTCAGCTGGTTCTCGGATAAGCCTTCTTCTTTCAGGTCAAATTCGTTGATTTTATTAAGCTTGAGTTTCTCCCTAAGCGTTTTGTTGAACTCGGTGTTGATTGAGATTTTATCTCTCGGAACCTTCCCGATATTGTTCCACGCCGTCTTGATGGCTTCGATTTTCTCAACACTTCCTTCCTCATCGGAAACGGTTTTCAGCTCATCAAGAATCGTCTTTTTATTCTTGTAGTTTTCCTTCCAGTTATCCGTTGAGGCATTGCTTTTCTCCCTGTAGTTGTTGAAAAAGGTGTTGCAGGCATCACGGAATTCGTCCCAGATTTTATTGGTCATGCTTTTCGGCACATGCCCGATTTTCTTCCAGTCTTCCTGAAGTTTTTTGAACAGTGCAACGGAAACATCCCATTCTTCATTGTTCTGGTTGTCCTTTGCCATCTGGATCAGTTTCAGCTTTTCTTCCAGATTAGCCTGCTGGGATCCTTTTAATGATTTGTAATAGGTATTCTTTGTAGTATTGAATGTTCTGAGGATGGCTTTGAAATCATTCCAGTTCTGGTTGGAAAGCTTTCTCGGAACACTGCCTGTTTTAAGGAACTCTGAACGGAGGTCTTCCACCTGTCTGATGGAATTCTGCCAGTAGTTGTGGTTCGGGGTTTCCGCAGGCTCGGTAAGTTTTTTGATTTCGGCGATAATCTGGTTTTTCTTTTCAAGATTAGCGGCCTGTTCCGTTTCTATGGCTGCTGAAAGCTCGGATTTTCTTTCATGGATCTTATTTGAAATCTCCTTGAACTCTTCCCATGTTTTCTCACGGAATTCTTCAGAAACCGGCTCGGCTTCTTCCTTCCAGAGCTTGTGGAGGTACTGCAGTTCGTTAAGCGCTTTCTGGATCACCGGCTCATGTTCAAGCTGTTTTGCACGCTCAATGATGTGCTGCCTTTTCTCCAGGTTGTGGCTGTATTCCTGCTCCAGGAATTCTTTGTTTAGGTCCAGCATCTGATAAAACTGGTTCAGGTGATGGAAATAATTATTGTTAAGGATCTTGAATTCAGATTTCGCTACCTGTCCGGCTTTGGACCAGTCTTCTTTAATTTCCCTGATGGATTTGAAAAGATTGGTTCCCGGCTCCGAGTTGGTGTAAAGGTTTTTAAGCCTTTCAATGATATTCTGGCGGTATTCCAGGTTTTTATGCTGTTCCTCTTCCTGGCCTTTCTGGTAGGTGTCGTATTTCTCCCTGAAAATATTTACCAGGGCAGAAAACCTGGCCTGGGAAGGATGCTCGTAACTGAAATTTTCAGAAGCATTCCCGCCTTCCTCATACTCATGCTTTTTGTCTTCCACTTCATCATGGATGTAATGACTTGCTTTTTCCTTCAGCTGATTGAATTTCTTAAGGTTTTCCCCTGCATCCGGCGCATTGATGATTGTCTCCATTTCCTTCAGGGCATCATTTAAAGAGATCTCTGCCTCTGCAGCATGCTCTTCTTCGTGTTCCGCTTCTTCTTCATGTATGCTTTCAGGAGCGGGAACCGCATTTTCCGGTGTGTCCCCCTGCGGCAGTTCGTTAGAATTATTCTTCTCTTCGTTTTCAGAAAGGTTGTTTTCTGTAATCATAGCAAATCTTTTATGTGAGTGGCGTTAATTAAGCTTTAAATATAGGGTTAAAATGCCAATTAAAGGACTAATTTAGGTTATTTTTTTTGAAAATTCCAAATTTCCCAGGCTTTTTCTGCTTGCTGTTCAAGCATATAATATCCGTTCACTGTTTTCGCTCCTTTTTCTGAAGCTTTTGTGATGAACCGGGTATAATTAGGGTTGTAGATCAGGTCAATGACAAGGTGGTCTTCCGTAAGGCCTTCAAAAGGGAAATCCAGGCAGTCGTCGACATCAGGGAAGGTTCCCACAGGTGTGCACTGGATGATGATTTTATGATTTCCGATGGTTTCCTTATCCAGGTTTTCAAAATTCACTTCAGAGGTCCTTGCAACTGTAAGCGCACTGATTCCGTGTTTATCCAGCACATAGCGTACGGCTTTTGCCGCGCCTCCGTTCCCCAGGATCAGGGCGGTATTTTGATGGGGCTTTTTATGCAGGACCAGGGTTTTTTCAAAACCGAAAGCATCCGTGTTATAGCCTGTTTTCTTTCCGTTTTCAATCAGGATACAGTTAACGGCACCGATCTTTTGGGCTTCATCGCTCAGTTCATCCAGATATCCGATGATTTTCTCTTTATAAGGAATGGTTACATTGCATCCCACAATGCCGGGAGCGGAAAAAATATCCGGGACCTCCTCAATTTCCGCCACATCAAAAATATCATAGGAATACCCTTTCAGCATCAGTTTCTGAAACTTGTTTTCAAAGAACTTCTTCGAAAAGGAATAGGCAATGTTCTTCCCGATCAGGCCTAATTTTTTATTGGAATCCATACTTTCAAAAATAAAAAAAAGACCGGAAAAACCGGCCTTTATGATAAAATATTTTTAGCAGTCTGTTATTCTATAATGAATTTTGCAGAAAAGCTGTCAGCGGTAAGGATATAATTTCCTTTTACCAGACCTTTAAGATGAATCTTATTGGAATTTTTAAAAGGGTTTTCCACCGTCTGGATCAGTTTCCCTGAAAGGTCATAAATCTGTGCTTTTGAGATCCTGTTCAGGTTATCTCCTTTTACATACAGCTCATTGTTTTTTACAGGATTCGAATAGATCGTAAAGCCTGATTTGGTTTTTACAGCTTCTGTAGTGCCTAAGGTAGCGGAGCACGTCCAGCTTAGATCATCGATAGAAACTCTGTTGCCATTGACAGGATTTACAATACTGATTACGAAATTTCCGCTTATGTTTATATTATTGATGGTGACCAAAGCGTTTGAGGTATTGGTATAAGGGATGGTACCCACTGTGATGTCGTTAACCTTAACATCCAGACTGCCTGAAGTTCCTGAGAATTCCAGTTGTGCCTTTGCCGTCAGGCTTTGAATTCCTCCACTGATGGTGGAACTCGTAAGGTTTCCGTTTCTGATGGTAATTGCTTTATTGCCTGATCCGTTGATGTCTTGGTCAGTTCTGGCATCAGTAGCGGTCCAGGTTATATTGTTATTGGTCCAGGTTCTTGTTGCGTAGCCTGATGCACTTGCCGGGATGTTTTCAAAATCTTCCGTACCGCAGCTTGTATTACCTCCGCCCGGCTGTCCGCCCGCAAGGGTAGTCTCTGTTGCCGTGTTACTTGCGGCAGAGGCATTTCCTGAAGCATCATTTGCAATGATGTAAAACGTATATGTCGTAGAAGGGTTCAATCCTGAAACGGTAGCCGTTGTTGCCGAAACACTTGAGTACAGAACTCCGTTCACATAAATATCATATCCGGCAACTCCTGTATTATCCGTAGATGCGGTCCAGCTTAATGAAATGGAGTTTGAAGAAGGGTTGCTGGCTGTTAAATTAGCAGGGGTTGTAGGAACCTCGGTATCAGGAACAATATTTCCCCATATCTGGGCCACGTATTCCGGATGGTCGATAAAAGGGTTTCTGTTTCCCTGGTATGCATACGATGCATTGTTTCTGGCAATTTCAGTCGCAGAAACCGGGTCTGCGGCACTCCAGGCCAGTAACTGGTTAAGTTCCCAGGTCTGTAATCCCGGAAATGCAGAGCCTCCGAGCATGTTTCCGGAACTGAAGCCGGCAAGCTGTGTCTCGTATCTTGTTACAAAATAAAAGATCATTCTGGCAATGTCTCCTTTAAAAGCATCGATCGGCTCGAAAACAGTCCCGGAATACCCCGGAGAAACCGAAGTTCCGAGTTTTGACCCGTTCTGGGAAGTGTAAGAAGTTGAGCCTACTTTACCAAAAGGATAGTTGGATCTCATTCCGTTCACTTTTCCGTCAGTGGCACGTATAAAATGGATGTCCGATTTCATTGGAAAAGCTTCGCTGAATAAACTTTGGGGCACTACATGTTCCCTGTTGTAGCAGTCTCCTTCGTTAGTATAGCCTGAGCCGCCGCACTGGGTAGTGCCATAAGTGAAATTGTAAGGATCTGTGCCGTTCGGGTTTTCAGAATACATATCCATAATGGTCCCGTCGTTTTCATATCCTGGAATTCCTGAAAGGTTATCCCGGTCCGTAGTCTGGTAACCTGTCCATAATCCGCCGTATCCATGGTCAACATGGCCGTTGGTAATGATCTGTTTCAGTTTGGATTTTAGGGGTGCACCGCTAAGGCCTGACGTTCCGTCATAATAACCTGTCGGGATCTGGGC
The sequence above is a segment of the Chryseobacterium sp. JJR-5R genome. Coding sequences within it:
- a CDS encoding YigZ family protein; this translates as MFEYKTIETPIENTLLKEKGSKFIGFAFPVTGEAELKRALEKIRTEHPKATHHCYAFRMGTNGENYRANDDGEPSGSAGLPIFNQLLANDITNVLVIVVRYYGGTKLGVSGLVKAYKESAKITLEEARIIIKELETEIEIRFNFNQQNTIFTLLSKFDGKIISFDSQERAVISARIKSKDKDQILEALTNLQFVEYKV
- a CDS encoding bacteriocin-like protein, which produces MKNLKKIHREELKNIAGGIAPQCCSYYPANLQRCCATPSSMSCPPPWLEGTFPC
- a CDS encoding bacteriocin-like protein, producing MKNFKKLSKRELKSIQGAVEKCYYLFDGTRVCPCNPHTTYNCNGVCIPLGQACAAPSIEL
- the ribD gene encoding bifunctional diaminohydroxyphosphoribosylaminopyrimidine deaminase/5-amino-6-(5-phosphoribosylamino)uracil reductase RibD: MQEEFYISRCIELARKATGKTYPNPLVGSVIVHNGKIIGEGYHHKAGEPHAEINAIHSVADKSLIPESTIYVSLEPCAHYGKTPPCALKIKELGFKKVVIGAMDSHDKVNGKGRKIIQEAGIETVSGILEKECTELNKRFFTYHEKKRPYIILKWAESADGFMDRDFRPCPISNPLVNQFVHQIRSDEHAILVGTQTALNDNPSLTVRNITGTNPVRILIDFDLKVPADFNMYNNEASTLVFNSVKESVESNIRFIKIGKENFLSDLTDALYREQIQSVIIEGGRFTLQQFIDEHLWDEALVIKNENLYLENGTKAPEFPFVPAKIETFSDNTIGFYQRKIL
- a CDS encoding DUF349 domain-containing protein, whose amino-acid sequence is MITENNLSENEEKNNSNELPQGDTPENAVPAPESIHEEEAEHEEEHAAEAEISLNDALKEMETIINAPDAGENLKKFNQLKEKASHYIHDEVEDKKHEYEEGGNASENFSYEHPSQARFSALVNIFREKYDTYQKGQEEEQHKNLEYRQNIIERLKNLYTNSEPGTNLFKSIREIKEDWSKAGQVAKSEFKILNNNYFHHLNQFYQMLDLNKEFLEQEYSHNLEKRQHIIERAKQLEHEPVIQKALNELQYLHKLWKEEAEPVSEEFREKTWEEFKEISNKIHERKSELSAAIETEQAANLEKKNQIIAEIKKLTEPAETPNHNYWQNSIRQVEDLRSEFLKTGSVPRKLSNQNWNDFKAILRTFNTTKNTYYKSLKGSQQANLEEKLKLIQMAKDNQNNEEWDVSVALFKKLQEDWKKIGHVPKSMTNKIWDEFRDACNTFFNNYREKSNASTDNWKENYKNKKTILDELKTVSDEEGSVEKIEAIKTAWNNIGKVPRDKISINTEFNKTLREKLKLNKINEFDLKEEGLSENQLTDKARKIKNQISDLEAEIVKLENNLAFFKNPSKENPLLRDTFNSIDDKKAHLETLKQNLHNIISGE
- the aroE gene encoding shikimate dehydrogenase (AroE; catalyzes the conversion of shikimate to 3-dehydroshikimate), which produces MDSNKKLGLIGKNIAYSFSKKFFENKFQKLMLKGYSYDIFDVAEIEEVPDIFSAPGIVGCNVTIPYKEKIIGYLDELSDEAQKIGAVNCILIENGKKTGYNTDAFGFEKTLVLHKKPHQNTALILGNGGAAKAVRYVLDKHGISALTVARTSEVNFENLDKETIGNHKIIIQCTPVGTFPDVDDCLDFPFEGLTEDHLVIDLIYNPNYTRFITKASEKGAKTVNGYYMLEQQAEKAWEIWNFQKK
- a CDS encoding endonuclease is translated as MKRTLLSFLMSMAFISAFAQIPTGYYDGTSGLSGAPLKSKLKQIITNGHVDHGYGGLWTGYQTTDRDNLSGIPGYENDGTIMDMYSENPNGTDPYNFTYGTTQCGGSGYTNEGDCYNREHVVPQSLFSEAFPMKSDIHFIRATDGKVNGMRSNYPFGKVGSTSYTSQNGSKLGTSVSPGYSGTVFEPIDAFKGDIARMIFYFVTRYETQLAGFSSGNMLGGSAFPGLQTWELNQLLAWSAADPVSATEIARNNASYAYQGNRNPFIDHPEYVAQIWGNIVPDTEVPTTPANLTASNPSSNSISLSWTASTDNTGVAGYDIYVNGVLYSSVSATTATVSGLNPSTTYTFYIIANDASGNASAASNTATETTLAGGQPGGGNTSCGTEDFENIPASASGYATRTWTNNNITWTATDARTDQDINGSGNKAITIRNGNLTSSTISGGIQSLTAKAQLEFSGTSGSLDVKVNDITVGTIPYTNTSNALVTINNINISGNFVISIVNPVNGNRVSIDDLSWTCSATLGTTEAVKTKSGFTIYSNPVKNNELYVKGDNLNRISKAQIYDLSGKLIQTVENPFKNSNKIHLKGLVKGNYILTADSFSAKFIIE